The genomic stretch CGAACTCAAATACGTGTATTGCGATGACGGCATAAGGAAAATCGTTTCAACGTTATCGTTTAATTGGCGATTCGTAAACGCCATCTGAAACTCATAGTCAAAATCCGATAATGCGCGAAGTCCGCGGATTATTGTTGACGCTTCTGTTTGCGCTACCGCATCAATCACTAAACCGCCATACTTTATAACCTCGACATTAGAATAATTTTTTAAACAATTTATGGCAAAATTCAAACGCTCATCAGCCGAAAACAAACACTTCTTATTCGGATTATCCGCAATAACGACAACCACTTTAGTAAAAATTTTTGATGCGCGAATCACTATATCAATGTGTCCGAACGTTATAGGGTCAAACGTACCCGGATATAAACCTATAGACATAAATCAACCTCCTCCAATAAAAGCGACAGAAGACTTTCCATATTTACGGAAATTACAATCATCACAATTTTCTATAATAAATTTTTTTGCAAAATCGTCATCGCTTGCAAATTCAAAAACAATAACACCGTTTTTAGAGCAAATATTCCGTAAGTTTATGGTAATTTCTGTAAGTTCGTTTACGTAATACGGCGGATCAAAGAAAATTATATCAAATTTTTTTTCTATTTTATTTAAAAAAGCAACGGCGTCCTCGCACAAAATTTCAATCTGTTCTTTCCACGTATATTTATTTATCTGTTCTTTTACAAACGTACAAAGCTTTGGATTTTGCTCTACGGCAAGCGCATTTCTGGCGCCTCGACTAATCATTTCCATAGAAAACATACCGCTTCCGGCGCAAAGTTCTAAAGTTTCGGCGGCCGATATC from Chitinispirillales bacterium encodes the following:
- the coaD gene encoding pantetheine-phosphate adenylyltransferase translates to MSIGLYPGTFDPITFGHIDIVIRASKIFTKVVVVIADNPNKKCLFSADERLNFAINCLKNYSNVEVIKYGGLVIDAVAQTEASTIIRGLRALSDFDYEFQMAFTNRQLNDNVETIFLMPSSQYTYLSSSLVKQLTRFGGNVDSFVAPIVADALKKKYKD
- a CDS encoding RsmD family RNA methyltransferase, coding for MKLQISGGKYKRTKINIPKDLSNFRPTKVMVREAVCNVLQGRISAAETLELCAGSGMFSMEMISRGARNALAVEQNPKLCTFVKEQINKYTWKEQIEILCEDAVAFLNKIEKKFDIIFFDPPYYVNELTEITINLRNICSKNGVIVFEFASDDDFAKKFIIENCDDCNFRKYGKSSVAFIGGG